A DNA window from Pyrus communis chromosome 3, drPyrComm1.1, whole genome shotgun sequence contains the following coding sequences:
- the LOC137730001 gene encoding high mobility group B protein 14-like, producing the protein MVLKVQQSEGKRRSARLSSINAEGKRIISVKKTITKQKKKSARLDSKIPKKPPTAFFYFLEDYRKELQEQNPGVKQMREIGRAGGEKWKTMAYEEKVQYYDIATEKRAEFEKAMAEYAQRKDSKEDDEEEDWSD; encoded by the exons ATGGTGTTGAAGGTCCAACAAAGTGAGGGGAAAAGGAGGTCAGCGAGGTTAAGCAGCATAAACGCGGAGGGAAAGAGAATCATTTCAGTAAAGAAGACTATAAccaagcagaagaagaaaagtgcAAGACTTGATTCCAAGATACCGAAGAAACCGCCAACTGCTTTCTTCTATTTCTT GGAGGATTATCGTAAGGAACTTCAAGAGCAAAATCCAGGTGTCAAGCAAATGCGTGAA ATTGGAAGGGCGGGTGGAGAGAAGTGGAAAACAATGGCCTATGAG GAAAAGGTTCAATATTATGATATAGCCACGGAGAAACGAGCTGAGTTTGAGAAGGCCATGGCAGAATATGCACAAAGAAAG GATAGtaaggaggatgatgaagaggaagATTGGTCTGACTAA
- the LOC137727397 gene encoding agamous-like MADS-box protein AGL29 codes for MGRRKIEMKVVEDSSSRQVTFSKRRTGLFKKANELATLCGAEIAVLVFSPGGKPFSFGHPNVESIADRFLNQECPKSKFRVSKNDEKAGRLNQQLEDMESQLEAEKKRGIVLDKAVLKAMGLPLKSKPPSFRELSRADLRKMKALLEALRENVKEKASEVEASSSLLLLANGRRD; via the coding sequence AAAATTGAGATGAAAGTGGTGGAGGATAGCAGCTCTAGGCAGGTGACTTTCTCCAAGCGCAGGACTGGCCTGTTCAAGAAAGCAAACGAGCTCGCCACCCTGTGCGGCGCTGAGATTGCCGTCCTTGTTTTCTCTCCGGGAGGGAAGCCCTTCTCGTTCGGGCACCCGAATGTGGAGTCTATCGCAGATAGGTTTCTAAATCAGGAGTGCCCTAAATCAAAATTTAGGGTTTCAAAGAATGATGAAAAAGCTGGGAGGCTTAACCAGCAACTGGAGGACATGGAAAGCCAGTTGGAGGCTGAGAAGAAAAGGGGAATTGTGCTTGACAAGGCTGTACTGAAAGCAATGGGTTTGCCTCTTAAAAGCAAACCGCCGAGCTTTCGTGAGCTTAGCCGGGCAGATCTTCGAAAAATGAAGGCGTTGCTGGAGGCGCTGCGCGAGAACGTGAAGGAAAAAGCCAGTGAGGTGGAGGCATCGTCTTCGCTGCTCCTCCTGGCAAATGGCAGGAGAGACTGA